A section of the Bradyrhizobium oligotrophicum S58 genome encodes:
- a CDS encoding acyl-CoA dehydrogenase, which produces MLRELPSDEDRRILQEAVRGFFEDLWDKAAQVPPRLWKQLAAQGLTQIAASPAEGGLREIVLVQEEAGRASCRAPLADAALINLMQLRARSDAHALTSLVDDLHRGDAVVVVSFAGFDHEGAAGSAKMESDRLIAALGFVESADIVTHLAIFVPGPALAIINTSEGVTPEPTPMMGKAGWWRVRIDAVPIVLVPFTDAEVRDLLTVAAVAETARAFGAAQRAFEQAVAYAGERRQFGQPIGRFQAIQHKLANCHIALRAVQPTIANAAAQYDLEAAQWRWFAAAALATASGSLRQVSLETQHAFGAIGYSEEHEAPRHFRQVHVSLLRHGGQRPPVEQLASHFLDRDGQVRFPDYDLGPAGNAFRREVRAWLDAYWSGERRARHEQLSFREREYDREFARALGMTGWIGLNWPKRFGGQERGAFEQIAFMEEMEHAEAPRAGAPVQAAMLQVYGTPEQQQRYLPEILRGDAIYGMGYSEPQAGSDLASLKTRAVRDGEHYVINGQKIWTTTYWGEYMLLATRTDPNATPPHAGITMFIVPMTTPGITIRPSETMYGGTFANIFYDDVRVPAENRIGAEGEGWKVLTGALATERGFIGGGIVLKAAHIFELLCEHLRTAEHRGSPMRHDPLVRARIGALAAEIEAGRRMMVYCAEQVDKGETPPDEAAVSKVYSGELMERFGETALDLLGPEALLSEHSPGAVLRGRIEQMLRHSLMWVISIGTNEIQRSLIAQRGLGLPR; this is translated from the coding sequence ATGCTGCGGGAGTTGCCGTCGGACGAGGATCGCCGGATCCTGCAAGAAGCCGTCCGGGGATTCTTCGAGGACCTGTGGGACAAGGCTGCTCAGGTGCCCCCAAGGCTCTGGAAGCAACTGGCCGCTCAGGGCTTGACCCAGATTGCGGCCTCTCCCGCCGAAGGCGGCTTGCGCGAGATCGTGCTGGTCCAGGAAGAGGCCGGCCGCGCCAGCTGCCGTGCACCGCTCGCGGATGCAGCCTTGATCAACCTCATGCAGCTTCGAGCCCGCAGCGATGCCCATGCCTTGACTTCGCTTGTAGATGATCTCCATCGCGGTGACGCGGTGGTCGTCGTGTCTTTCGCAGGCTTCGACCATGAAGGAGCCGCAGGGTCGGCGAAAATGGAATCCGACCGCCTGATTGCGGCGTTGGGCTTCGTCGAATCCGCCGACATCGTTACGCATCTGGCCATATTCGTGCCCGGCCCGGCGCTGGCCATCATCAACACCAGTGAAGGTGTTACCCCCGAGCCGACCCCGATGATGGGAAAGGCCGGTTGGTGGCGGGTTCGGATCGATGCAGTTCCGATCGTCCTGGTGCCGTTCACGGACGCCGAGGTCCGGGACCTGCTCACAGTCGCGGCCGTTGCTGAGACCGCGCGGGCGTTCGGTGCAGCCCAGCGCGCATTCGAGCAGGCCGTTGCCTATGCCGGCGAACGTCGGCAGTTCGGGCAACCCATCGGGCGCTTCCAGGCCATTCAGCACAAGCTCGCGAACTGCCACATCGCCTTGCGCGCGGTTCAGCCCACGATCGCGAATGCCGCCGCTCAATATGACTTGGAAGCCGCGCAATGGCGCTGGTTCGCAGCCGCAGCCCTGGCGACGGCTAGCGGTTCTCTTCGCCAGGTGTCGCTCGAGACCCAGCACGCCTTCGGCGCGATTGGCTATAGCGAGGAGCATGAGGCTCCGCGGCACTTCCGACAGGTCCATGTCAGCCTGCTTCGCCATGGCGGCCAACGTCCGCCGGTCGAGCAACTCGCAAGCCATTTTCTCGACCGCGACGGGCAAGTCCGGTTTCCGGACTACGATCTGGGACCGGCCGGCAATGCCTTCCGCCGTGAGGTGCGAGCCTGGCTCGACGCCTATTGGTCGGGCGAGCGCCGTGCGCGGCACGAGCAGCTCTCCTTTCGCGAACGCGAATATGACCGCGAGTTCGCCAGGGCGCTCGGCATGACCGGCTGGATCGGACTCAATTGGCCGAAGCGGTTCGGCGGACAGGAGCGTGGCGCCTTCGAGCAGATCGCCTTCATGGAGGAGATGGAGCACGCCGAAGCCCCGCGTGCCGGCGCGCCCGTGCAGGCGGCCATGCTTCAGGTCTACGGCACGCCGGAGCAGCAGCAGCGATACCTGCCGGAAATTCTGCGGGGGGACGCCATCTACGGCATGGGCTACAGCGAACCACAGGCCGGCTCCGACCTGGCGTCGCTGAAGACGCGTGCGGTCCGTGACGGCGAGCACTATGTGATCAACGGACAGAAGATCTGGACCACGACGTATTGGGGCGAGTACATGCTGCTCGCGACCCGGACCGATCCGAACGCGACCCCGCCTCATGCGGGGATCACGATGTTCATCGTTCCCATGACGACGCCCGGCATCACGATCCGCCCGTCAGAGACGATGTATGGCGGCACCTTCGCCAATATCTTCTATGACGACGTGCGGGTACCTGCCGAAAATCGGATCGGTGCCGAGGGCGAAGGCTGGAAGGTCCTGACCGGGGCACTGGCGACCGAACGCGGCTTCATCGGCGGCGGCATCGTCTTGAAGGCCGCCCACATCTTCGAACTGCTGTGCGAGCATCTCCGGACCGCTGAGCACCGGGGCAGCCCGATGCGGCACGATCCGCTCGTGCGCGCCAGGATCGGCGCGCTCGCGGCCGAGATCGAAGCCGGGCGGCGCATGATGGTCTATTGTGCCGAGCAGGTGGACAAGGGCGAGACGCCGCCGGACGAGGCTGCCGTCAGCAAGGTCTATTCCGGCGAGCTGATGGAGCGTTTCGGCGAGACCGCGCTGGACCTGCTGGGGCCGGAGGCGCTGCTCAGCGAACACAGCCCGGGCGCGGTCTTGCGCGGGCGCATTGAACAGATGCTCCGGCACTCGCTGATGTGGGTCATCAGCATCGGCACCAATGAAATCCAGCGCAGCCTGATTGCCCAACGCGGGCTCGGACTGCCGCGATAG
- a CDS encoding FadR/GntR family transcriptional regulator, which translates to MSASQLPAKSNAEAAPIAQFQRIKSSRAFDEIAAQIRTELSSGRLTVGNRLPSERALSEQFGVSRNTLREALRSLEHAGLIRLQKGARGGAFISQHSGEAIATGLMDMYHVGTIQPAQLTEARIWLESVVVREACRRATAADIEMLNRNIDEAQEARRRGDFAGRAERHIEFHRMLARLTDNPIMVIVMNGVLDVLTHFVQRIGEYDNSFVLPSRRRFMEHFAAGDAEAAVAEMESCLKRLQRSYMSRIQAAEGVSATKAAPRSRRSPPAAQR; encoded by the coding sequence ATGAGCGCTTCACAATTGCCGGCCAAGTCCAACGCAGAGGCTGCGCCGATTGCGCAGTTCCAACGAATTAAATCGTCCCGCGCGTTCGATGAGATTGCCGCTCAGATCCGAACGGAGCTTTCCTCCGGCAGACTTACGGTCGGCAACCGTCTGCCTTCCGAGCGTGCGCTGTCGGAGCAATTTGGCGTCTCTCGCAATACCCTTCGTGAGGCCTTGCGCTCGCTCGAGCATGCCGGTCTCATCCGCCTGCAGAAGGGCGCCCGCGGGGGCGCTTTCATCAGCCAGCACAGCGGCGAAGCCATCGCGACCGGGTTGATGGACATGTACCACGTCGGTACCATCCAGCCCGCACAGTTGACCGAGGCCCGCATCTGGCTCGAATCGGTCGTTGTCCGAGAAGCGTGCCGGCGCGCAACGGCCGCAGACATCGAGATGCTGAACCGTAATATCGATGAAGCGCAGGAAGCGCGCCGCCGGGGCGACTTCGCAGGCCGCGCGGAGAGGCACATCGAATTCCACAGAATGCTCGCGCGTCTCACGGACAATCCGATCATGGTCATCGTCATGAACGGGGTGCTCGATGTGCTCACTCATTTCGTGCAGCGGATCGGCGAGTATGACAACAGCTTCGTGTTGCCGTCGCGGCGCCGCTTCATGGAACATTTTGCTGCAGGCGACGCCGAAGCTGCCGTGGCCGAGATGGAATCCTGCCTGAAGCGGCTGCAGCGAAGCTATATGTCGCGCATTCAGGCGGCCGAAGGTGTGTCGGCGACCAAAGCCGCTCCACGCTCCCGCCGGTCTCCCCCGGCCGCCCAGCGCTAA
- a CDS encoding CoA-transferase subunit beta has protein sequence MTANPSLGETLAVLLARDIADGEKVIIGTNSDIQLAACNLARRLQAPRLWWISGPGGMVNPTRDHLLSTADYENLESAESWMDLPVMIDFIDWKIHFFDFAILSALQVDRFGNINTVVVGDQRKPRVRGPGTVGISALCGLAKRFYVCLTRHDRSAFVPRVDFLCGAGHMEGGDSRERMGLPPGGPRLVLSPLGVFDFVPDSKAMRVRSISPGVTLEQIRDSTAFDIVVEGMPPVTTMPTDQELALLREHVDRRGDLRRKFP, from the coding sequence ATGACTGCAAATCCGTCCCTCGGAGAGACGCTGGCGGTGTTGCTGGCGCGGGATATCGCCGATGGCGAGAAGGTCATCATCGGAACCAATTCCGACATTCAGCTTGCCGCCTGCAATCTCGCGCGCCGCCTGCAGGCGCCGCGCTTGTGGTGGATCTCCGGTCCGGGCGGAATGGTCAATCCGACGCGCGATCATCTGCTGTCGACGGCCGACTACGAGAACCTCGAGTCGGCGGAGTCCTGGATGGATCTGCCGGTCATGATCGACTTCATCGACTGGAAGATCCACTTCTTCGATTTCGCCATCCTGTCGGCACTGCAGGTCGACCGCTTCGGCAACATCAATACGGTGGTGGTCGGTGATCAGCGTAAGCCGCGCGTACGCGGGCCGGGAACCGTCGGCATCAGTGCGCTTTGCGGTCTCGCCAAGCGGTTCTATGTGTGCCTGACGCGTCACGACCGCAGCGCGTTCGTGCCGCGGGTCGATTTCCTGTGCGGAGCCGGTCACATGGAAGGCGGTGATTCCCGCGAGCGCATGGGACTGCCGCCTGGCGGCCCCAGACTGGTGCTGTCCCCGCTTGGAGTTTTCGATTTCGTGCCGGACAGCAAGGCCATGCGCGTGAGGTCGATCAGCCCCGGCGTGACGCTCGAGCAGATCCGCGACTCCACGGCCTTCGACATCGTCGTCGAGGGCATGCCCCCCGTGACGACCATGCCCACCGATCAGGAGCTCGCGCTGCTGCGCGAGCATGTCGATCGGCGCGGCGATCTCCGGCGCAAGTTTCCCTGA
- a CDS encoding CoA transferase subunit A yields the protein MTKSKIVSVDEAVAEIPDGAKVALGGWIFNSQPMALVRALIRKGSRDLHLIPAPGSIAPDMLIGAGCVASTVCVFISFEQFGLAPHFRRQSENGTLKVYDLDGPAIAGGLRAGICDLPYMPVPDLGTDLPKFAPEHYWPLPSKPGERRMLAVAAVKPDVCLLHAQQADEHGNVQHLGPPFFDAMIAQASRRVIVSVDRIVSTDTIRRSNHLTKLPSAMVDAVVEAPFGAHPTASPSLYRSDEAHLKDYVKSSASAETFSAYLDRYVRSASSSAYLDTIGGSRLAALAVSETNLK from the coding sequence ATGACAAAGAGCAAGATCGTTTCCGTCGATGAGGCCGTAGCCGAGATCCCGGACGGAGCCAAAGTTGCCCTTGGCGGTTGGATATTCAATTCGCAGCCGATGGCGCTCGTGCGCGCGTTGATCCGCAAAGGTTCTCGCGACCTGCATTTGATCCCTGCGCCCGGCTCGATCGCGCCGGACATGCTGATCGGTGCGGGATGTGTTGCCTCCACCGTCTGCGTCTTCATCAGCTTTGAGCAGTTCGGCCTGGCGCCGCATTTCCGTCGCCAGTCCGAGAACGGGACGCTCAAGGTTTACGATCTGGACGGGCCTGCTATTGCGGGGGGATTGCGGGCGGGAATCTGCGATCTGCCCTACATGCCCGTGCCGGACCTCGGCACCGATCTGCCGAAATTTGCGCCCGAACATTATTGGCCGCTCCCGTCCAAACCTGGCGAGCGCAGGATGCTCGCCGTCGCGGCCGTCAAGCCGGATGTCTGCCTGCTGCACGCGCAGCAGGCAGACGAGCATGGCAACGTTCAGCATCTCGGGCCGCCGTTCTTCGACGCGATGATCGCCCAGGCGTCCCGGCGGGTCATCGTCTCGGTCGATCGCATCGTGTCGACCGACACGATCAGGCGCAGCAATCATCTGACCAAGCTGCCGAGCGCCATGGTCGACGCGGTCGTCGAGGCGCCATTCGGCGCGCATCCGACCGCTTCACCTTCGCTCTATCGCTCCGATGAAGCGCATCTGAAGGACTATGTGAAGAGCAGCGCCAGTGCCGAGACATTCAGCGCCTATCTCGATCGCTACGTGCGGAGCGCCTCGTCCAGCGCTTATCTCGATACGATCGGTGGTAGCCGGCTGGCGGCGCTTGCCGTATCAGAAACCAATCTGAAATGA
- a CDS encoding CaiB/BaiF CoA transferase family protein, with translation MSVDMAIGPARPGILDGIRVLDFTAMMSGPYCTRLMADMGAEVIKVEPPEGDHIRLRPPLRDGRSAYFAQLNAGKSSIALDLKQPAARKLIYDLVPRCDVLVENYRPGVMQRLALDYETLAKINPRLVYCSISGFGQEGSWSGRSAYAPVLHATSGYDMANLDYQEGNVERPLKNGIFIADVLGGSTAFGAIQAALFRTLKTGQGDYIDVSLLDAMVGMLVYECQEAQFPAERRRPVYRPTQASDGFLLVAPVSQNNFEALARGVGHPEWISDARFATSSAREHHWSELMNLLDGWAASRTSAECEATLTEAGVPCSQYRTIRETMALPPIQERGVFEEIDDGAGPLLIPNPAFRFAQSAANVRNKVPALGEDGPRLLQSLLGLSPQEIAALREDKVLRGAEERIVAAAE, from the coding sequence ATGAGCGTCGATATGGCAATCGGACCGGCCCGGCCAGGAATCCTCGACGGAATCCGCGTCCTCGACTTCACCGCGATGATGTCCGGCCCTTATTGCACGCGGTTGATGGCGGACATGGGCGCAGAAGTAATCAAGGTAGAGCCCCCGGAGGGCGATCACATCCGGTTGCGTCCGCCGCTGCGGGACGGGCGAAGCGCCTATTTCGCCCAGCTCAATGCCGGTAAGAGCAGCATCGCCCTGGATCTCAAGCAGCCCGCGGCCCGCAAGCTGATCTACGATCTGGTGCCCCGGTGCGATGTGCTCGTGGAGAACTACCGTCCCGGCGTCATGCAGCGGCTCGCGCTGGACTACGAAACCCTTGCGAAGATCAATCCCAGGCTCGTGTACTGTTCGATCTCTGGGTTCGGCCAGGAGGGCTCGTGGTCCGGACGGAGCGCGTATGCGCCGGTGCTGCACGCAACCTCGGGCTACGACATGGCGAACCTCGATTATCAGGAGGGGAATGTCGAGCGTCCGCTGAAGAACGGAATCTTCATCGCCGATGTTCTCGGTGGCTCGACGGCATTCGGAGCCATTCAAGCCGCACTGTTTCGGACGCTCAAGACCGGGCAGGGCGACTATATCGACGTATCGCTGCTCGACGCCATGGTCGGCATGCTGGTGTACGAGTGCCAGGAAGCGCAATTCCCGGCCGAGCGCCGCCGGCCGGTCTATCGACCCACGCAGGCGAGCGATGGCTTCCTGCTCGTCGCCCCCGTGAGCCAGAACAACTTCGAGGCCTTGGCGCGCGGCGTCGGCCATCCGGAATGGATCAGCGATGCGCGCTTCGCAACCAGCAGCGCCCGCGAGCATCACTGGTCCGAATTGATGAACCTGCTCGACGGCTGGGCGGCATCGCGAACTTCAGCGGAATGCGAGGCGACCCTCACCGAAGCCGGCGTGCCGTGTTCTCAATACCGGACCATCCGTGAGACAATGGCGCTGCCGCCTATCCAGGAGCGCGGCGTCTTTGAGGAGATCGATGACGGCGCCGGGCCGCTGCTCATTCCAAACCCCGCATTCCGGTTCGCGCAGAGCGCGGCCAATGTCCGGAACAAGGTGCCTGCGCTCGGCGAGGATGGGCCAAGGTTGTTGCAGAGCCTCTTGGGACTGAGCCCGCAGGAGATCGCGGCGCTGCGCGAGGACAAAGTTCTTCGAGGCGCGGAAGAGAGGATCGTCGCGGCAGCCGAGTAG
- a CDS encoding cytochrome P450, with amino-acid sequence MKEGPGLSAANFPIPDNIVAVLTDPAAYGTQRIFDAYRWLRVNQPLGKASPRGFNPFWVVTRHADIQTISQQSQLFRSSDRPVALLSSKAEAKIEAATGGNGLLRTLVQMDAPDHPKFRALTQKWFTPGNLRAIEGRIRDIARSYADRLTASGQHCDFVSEIALGFPLRVVMTILGVDPDHEPKMLRLTQEFFGTKDLDNARKGRNDGATALSDVVLEFGEFFSSVVADRRANPSDDLASVIANAQIDGESISDLDALSYFVTIATAGHDTTSSSSAGGMWALCEHPQQFERLKANPGLIPGFVDEAIRWTTPVKHFMRTAAEDTELDGRSIRRGDWLMLCYASANRDEAVFQDPDTFRIDRSPNRHLAFGYGAHLCLGQYLAKLEMRILFEELLQRISCVELDGEGATTVSWFVNGPKRLPIRFQLR; translated from the coding sequence ATGAAGGAGGGACCGGGGTTGAGCGCTGCGAATTTTCCAATCCCCGACAACATCGTCGCCGTGCTGACGGACCCTGCAGCCTACGGCACTCAACGCATCTTCGATGCCTATCGCTGGCTGCGCGTCAATCAGCCGCTCGGGAAGGCCAGTCCGCGCGGGTTCAACCCTTTCTGGGTCGTGACGCGCCACGCGGACATTCAGACCATTAGCCAGCAGAGCCAGCTGTTTCGCAGCAGTGATCGCCCGGTGGCGTTGCTGAGCAGCAAAGCCGAAGCCAAGATCGAGGCGGCGACGGGGGGCAACGGCCTCCTCCGCACCCTGGTGCAGATGGATGCTCCCGATCATCCCAAGTTCCGGGCATTGACGCAGAAATGGTTCACGCCGGGTAATCTGCGTGCGATCGAAGGCAGGATTCGCGACATCGCAAGAAGCTATGCGGATCGCCTCACCGCGTCCGGCCAGCATTGCGACTTCGTGTCCGAAATCGCGCTCGGGTTTCCGCTGCGGGTGGTCATGACGATTCTGGGCGTCGATCCGGATCATGAGCCCAAGATGTTGCGCTTGACGCAGGAGTTCTTCGGCACCAAGGACCTGGATAACGCGCGCAAGGGTCGAAACGACGGTGCCACGGCTCTATCGGATGTCGTATTGGAGTTCGGCGAGTTCTTCTCGTCTGTGGTTGCGGACCGGCGCGCCAACCCGTCCGATGATCTTGCAAGCGTCATCGCCAACGCGCAGATCGACGGCGAATCGATCTCGGACCTGGATGCGCTCAGCTATTTCGTGACCATCGCGACCGCCGGCCACGACACCACATCGTCCTCGAGTGCAGGCGGGATGTGGGCGCTTTGCGAACATCCGCAGCAGTTCGAAAGGCTGAAAGCCAACCCTGGCCTGATCCCGGGCTTCGTCGACGAGGCGATCCGCTGGACCACGCCGGTCAAGCATTTCATGCGCACGGCCGCCGAGGACACCGAACTGGACGGCCGCTCCATCAGGCGCGGCGATTGGCTCATGCTGTGCTACGCCTCTGCGAATCGCGACGAGGCCGTCTTCCAGGATCCCGACACGTTCCGGATCGATCGCTCGCCGAACCGCCATCTCGCCTTCGGCTACGGAGCCCATCTGTGTCTGGGGCAATATCTTGCCAAGCTCGAGATGCGGATCCTCTTCGAAGAATTGTTGCAGCGGATTTCCTGCGTTGAGCTCGACGGCGAAGGAGCAACGACCGTGTCCTGGTTCGTCAACGGGCCCAAGCGCCTCCCGATCCGCTTCCAACTCCGTTGA
- a CDS encoding NAD(P)-dependent alcohol dehydrogenase, translated as MLVRIEACGICHTDLAVKLQHIPVPLPKVLGHEGAGVIERVGPGVVGLAEGDHVLMSFGSCGACGQCQLGAPGYCDEFGMINLFGQRRGGSGLRYRGAELGGYFFAQSAFAAHAIATARNVVKVGKDLPLALLAPMGCGIQTGAGAVMNVLAPRAGASIAVFGVGAVGMAAIMAAKLAGCGTIVAVDIRDERLARARDIGATHIVDGRTPDLAKAVAALGRGRGVDHSLDTTGVPEVVAASIACLRQRGSSAQVAAPPRGTRFPVEASVLVGGGLSVRGVVEGDAVPAIFLPRLVDFFRQGRLPLDRIVSFYPFEKINQAVEDMETGATVKPVLRMN; from the coding sequence GTGCTCGTCCGCATCGAGGCTTGCGGCATCTGCCATACCGATCTCGCGGTGAAACTGCAGCACATTCCCGTGCCGCTCCCCAAAGTTCTCGGTCATGAGGGCGCGGGCGTGATCGAACGCGTCGGTCCTGGCGTGGTCGGGCTGGCCGAGGGAGATCACGTGCTGATGAGCTTTGGCTCGTGCGGCGCATGCGGGCAGTGCCAACTCGGCGCGCCCGGCTATTGTGATGAGTTCGGGATGATCAACCTGTTCGGCCAGCGGCGCGGTGGCTCTGGCCTCCGTTACCGCGGCGCTGAGCTTGGCGGCTATTTCTTTGCGCAATCGGCGTTCGCAGCCCATGCCATTGCCACCGCCAGGAACGTGGTGAAGGTCGGCAAGGATCTGCCGCTCGCGCTGCTCGCGCCGATGGGCTGCGGGATCCAGACCGGCGCGGGTGCGGTAATGAACGTGCTGGCCCCTCGGGCTGGTGCGTCGATCGCCGTGTTCGGCGTCGGCGCGGTCGGGATGGCGGCGATCATGGCCGCCAAGCTGGCGGGCTGCGGCACGATCGTTGCCGTCGACATCCGCGATGAACGTCTTGCCCGTGCGCGTGACATCGGAGCAACCCACATCGTGGATGGCCGGACACCCGATCTGGCCAAGGCCGTTGCCGCGCTCGGCCGCGGCCGCGGCGTCGATCACTCGCTCGACACCACGGGCGTACCCGAGGTGGTCGCCGCTTCGATCGCGTGCCTGCGGCAGCGGGGCTCATCCGCCCAGGTGGCCGCGCCGCCCCGCGGGACGCGGTTTCCGGTGGAGGCAAGCGTTCTGGTCGGCGGAGGTCTGTCAGTGCGGGGCGTCGTCGAGGGTGATGCCGTGCCCGCGATCTTCCTGCCGCGGCTCGTCGACTTCTTCCGCCAAGGGCGGCTGCCGCTCGACAGGATTGTCAGCTTCTATCCGTTCGAAAAGATAAACCAGGCCGTCGAGGACATGGAAACCGGCGCAACCGTCAAGCCGGTGCTTCGGATGAACTGA
- a CDS encoding cytochrome P450 translates to MQDTSLDQAIVDHETYGALDRQHILFSTLRKEDPVHWTEPPGFRPFWTISKHQDVIEIERQNEKFINAPRTKLLSIDFETKVRDAMAGRPMLVRAINQMDNPDHAKYKKITHAWFQPREVRHLEDRIAVIARTSVDQMLEKGTECDFYKDVAGWYPLRVIMLILGIPDEHGPRLLDITRAYFGGGDAEVQRGNDLIDATFAYVNFFKEVARERRRNPTDDLASIIATAEVDGEPIGEFETSSYYVALASAGHDTISATLSGGLLALIENPGEMRKLKQNPDLIPAAVEEMVRWVSPVKHFFRTATETYTLRGKTIKQGDHLLLAYPSANRDEDAFESPFAFVADRTPNRHVGFGFGIHACLGLYLAKVEMIAFMRELLSRVDGIELAGEPAWTETSFVGGLKRLPIRFSRLH, encoded by the coding sequence ATGCAAGATACGAGTTTAGATCAGGCGATCGTCGACCACGAAACTTACGGTGCTCTCGACAGGCAGCATATCCTGTTCTCGACCCTTCGCAAGGAGGATCCCGTGCATTGGACTGAACCTCCGGGCTTCCGTCCGTTCTGGACCATCAGCAAGCATCAGGACGTCATCGAGATCGAACGGCAGAACGAGAAGTTCATCAACGCGCCCCGCACCAAGCTGTTGTCCATCGATTTCGAGACAAAGGTCCGGGACGCGATGGCAGGCCGACCAATGCTGGTCCGCGCGATCAATCAGATGGATAATCCGGACCATGCCAAGTACAAGAAGATTACGCATGCCTGGTTTCAGCCGCGTGAAGTGCGCCATCTGGAGGACAGGATCGCCGTGATCGCACGGACCAGTGTCGACCAGATGCTTGAAAAGGGGACCGAGTGCGACTTCTATAAAGATGTCGCAGGGTGGTATCCGCTCAGGGTCATCATGCTGATTCTCGGAATTCCGGATGAGCATGGCCCGCGATTGCTCGATATCACCCGAGCTTATTTCGGCGGTGGCGATGCGGAGGTGCAGCGCGGCAACGACCTGATCGATGCCACCTTCGCCTATGTGAACTTCTTCAAGGAAGTGGCGCGGGAACGACGGCGGAACCCCACGGACGACCTCGCGAGCATCATTGCGACGGCCGAGGTCGACGGCGAGCCGATAGGCGAGTTCGAGACCTCGTCGTATTATGTGGCGCTCGCCAGTGCTGGTCACGACACGATCAGCGCAACGCTCTCCGGCGGTCTGCTCGCCTTGATCGAGAATCCCGGAGAAATGCGGAAGCTGAAGCAAAATCCCGATCTTATTCCTGCCGCTGTCGAGGAAATGGTGCGCTGGGTATCTCCGGTGAAGCATTTCTTCCGGACCGCGACCGAGACCTATACGTTGCGCGGCAAGACCATCAAACAGGGCGATCATCTGCTGCTGGCCTATCCCTCTGCAAATCGGGATGAGGATGCCTTCGAGTCTCCCTTTGCATTTGTCGCCGACCGGACTCCGAACCGCCACGTCGGCTTTGGTTTCGGCATTCACGCCTGCCTTGGACTATATCTCGCCAAGGTCGAAATGATCGCCTTCATGCGTGAGCTGCTCTCGCGCGTCGACGGGATCGAACTTGCTGGCGAGCCGGCCTGGACCGAGACATCGTTCGTCGGCGGTTTGAAGCGGCTTCCGATCCGTTTCTCGCGACTTCATTAG
- a CDS encoding acyl-CoA dehydrogenase family protein, whose protein sequence is MDLTPSEAQRMLRHSAERFIAEHYDQAARRHAMQDPMGFKRENWRKLADLGWLGLPFPEEVGGFGGGPVEVAILMEEFGRGLATEPYLSTVLLAGTLIAECGTQEQQMVLLPAIINGERLLSFAHYESDARAGLSEIHTVAQADNQGWMLHGRKMAVLDAVSADVHMVSARLPDVQGAGLALFLVPKDAAGVRLRDAPRLGGGRVAELTFERTLLPPDARLGTGGDVLPAIEGVVDRAIAALCAEAAGMMRSMFDATLDYTKVRKQFDRPLAANQVIRHRLADMYVQCEEARAMAARAALPVGADSDSTQRSLAASGAKVKVGRCARNVAEQAVQLHGAMGVTDELDLGLYFKRLLVFEALFGSVDYHLQRHAKLFGNSRSE, encoded by the coding sequence ATGGATCTGACGCCGAGCGAAGCGCAGCGGATGCTGCGACATAGCGCCGAACGGTTTATCGCTGAACATTACGATCAGGCGGCACGTCGCCATGCGATGCAGGATCCCATGGGATTCAAGCGCGAGAACTGGCGCAAGCTTGCTGATCTGGGCTGGCTCGGGCTTCCGTTTCCAGAGGAGGTTGGCGGTTTCGGCGGAGGACCAGTCGAAGTCGCGATCCTGATGGAGGAGTTCGGCCGCGGGCTTGCGACCGAGCCTTATCTGTCGACGGTGCTGCTGGCTGGGACCCTGATCGCTGAATGCGGCACGCAAGAGCAGCAGATGGTCCTGCTGCCGGCCATCATCAACGGCGAGCGTCTGTTGTCCTTCGCTCACTACGAGTCGGACGCAAGGGCAGGTCTTTCCGAAATCCACACTGTGGCGCAGGCCGACAACCAGGGTTGGATGCTCCACGGCCGGAAGATGGCCGTGCTCGACGCGGTGTCTGCTGATGTCCACATGGTGTCGGCGCGTTTGCCCGATGTCCAGGGTGCCGGACTTGCTCTGTTCCTCGTGCCGAAGGATGCCGCGGGAGTGCGGCTGCGCGATGCACCACGGCTCGGTGGGGGCCGCGTCGCGGAGCTGACATTCGAACGGACTCTGCTTCCGCCCGATGCGCGGCTCGGAACCGGCGGGGACGTGCTGCCGGCGATCGAGGGCGTCGTCGATCGAGCGATTGCCGCGCTCTGCGCCGAGGCCGCCGGCATGATGCGAAGCATGTTCGACGCCACGCTCGACTACACAAAGGTGCGCAAGCAATTCGATCGGCCGCTCGCGGCCAACCAGGTGATCCGTCACAGGCTGGCCGACATGTATGTTCAATGCGAGGAGGCCCGAGCGATGGCGGCGCGCGCGGCTCTTCCCGTGGGCGCCGATAGCGATTCGACGCAGCGGTCGCTCGCCGCGTCCGGCGCCAAGGTTAAGGTCGGCCGCTGTGCGCGCAACGTTGCGGAGCAAGCGGTGCAACTCCACGGCGCGATGGGCGTCACGGACGAGCTCGATCTCGGCCTTTATTTCAAGCGGCTGCTCGTATTCGAAGCGCTTTTCGGGAGCGTGGACTATCATCTGCAGCGTCACGCTAAGCTGTTTGGCAACTCCCGATCGGAATGA